The following is a genomic window from Paenibacillus thiaminolyticus.
TGGCCTTCACCATATATTCATTGCGCTCCCGGTTGCGAGCGGCCGCGCTCGGGTCCACATTCTTGGCATTGTTCGGCGGAATGATGGCTTGCTGATCCAGAATCCCTGCGCCGCCTCCGCTATCGAGGGCAATGTTGAAGGCTTGGCTCATCTCTTGGAATTTCTTCGCATCCACCGTGCTCATCCCATACAAGACAATGAACAGGGCCAGCAGCAGAGTCAAAATATCGGCATACGGGATCAGCCAAGATTCATCGACATGTTCATCGTGAGACTGGCGGCGCTTCTTGCTCATTCTCCAGCCTCTCCCTTCGCATTCAGTTGTGCACGCTCGCTTGGCGTCAGGAAGACGGACAGCTTCTGGTTGATGGCAATCGTCGATACGCCGGATTGAATGGACAGCAGGCCTTCCACCATCATCAAGCGAATCTGAATTTCACTGTACGACAGCCGTTTCAATTTGTTGGCAATCGGGTGCCAGAGCACATAACCGGAGAAAATCCCCATCAGCGTCGCGACGAAGGCCGCTGCGATCGCGTGGGCCAACTGCTCCATATCGGCCATCTGCCCCAGCGCCGCGATCAAGCCGATAACGGCTCCCAATACCCCGAGCGTCGGCGCGTAGGTTCCTGCCTGGGAAAAGATAAGCGCGCCCGCACGGTGGCGTTCTTCGGTCGAATGAATATCCTCCATTAATACATCGCGCACGAAGTCCTGGTCGTTCCCGTCGATGATCATTCGCATTCCGTTGCGAAGGAAATCATCCTGAATGTCGTCAATCTTCGATTCGAGCGCCAGCAAGCCTTCGCGGCGGGTAATGCTGGCCCATTCCATGAACAACTGAATCAGTTGTACCCGATCAACCAGCGCCTGAGGCTTGAATATCATACCCAACAGCTTGGGGAATTTCTTCAATTCCTTCATCGGGAAGGCGATAAACAGCGAGGCTGCCGTACCGACAAAAATAATCATGATGGCAGCAGGGTTGGCCAAATTCGAAAGCGGCGCGCCTTTAAAGTACATCCCCACCGTAATCGCAACGACGCCGAGGATAAGACCGATCAAAGTTGATTTTTCCATGATTCCATACACACCTCATCCATGAGTTAATGGTGCTTCCTGCGTCCCGCATTCGACAGCGTTCAACGGAATGCGTGAAAGTTTTGATACGTTACCTTTTTTATCGGCAGAACCGGACCTTTTTTTAATGGCAGCGAAAAGGCAAGGCAGGCGGGAGGCAGGGCAAAAGGGGCATCCATCCCGTCTTTCCGAAGGCCTCAAAGCCCGTCACGGCCGGGGGTGAAGCCCTTACAAATTCCTTCCGGAACGAGCCGGCAAAAGACCTGTTCTTTTGCCACGGAACAAGATATAGTGAGAAGAAAGAGACGGGAGTGTTAGCCGCCGGAAGCTGTCCTGCGCGGTATGCCTGCGGAATGGAGAGAAATTGCCTGTCTTGAATATGAAAGCGATTGCATCTCATCGCATGATTCGGCATCCAGAGGGAACACTTGATGATTATGATGACGGGACCGCTGCCGCCGAGCCCGGCAACGTCCGCGAACGGCCGGATGATTGGCGGAACGGTGCAGCTATGGAGGAGGAATTCAGAGATGGATATGTTGTAGCGAGCCGGAATCTTGAGGAATAGAAGGATGATTTTTTCAGGAGGGATTATGATGTCGAAAAGAAGCATATGGTCGTTCTCAACCGCGGCGCTTGTGCTGATCCCGGTCGCGGTCGGCATTAACTACATCGGCAAATTGTTCGCCGGCGTGCTCAAGCTGCCGCTATGGCTCGATGCGATCGGGACCGTCCTGGCCAGCATGCTGGCGGGTCCGGTAATCGGCGGGATGTCCGGACTCATTAACAATATCATTTACGGACTCACGATGGATCCGATCTCGTTCGTCTACGCTTTGACAAGCGTCTTTATCGGCCTGGTCGCCGGGATTATGGCGCACAAGGGCTGGATCTCGAGCTGGGGCAAGGCGGCTGTCATTGGTCTAGCCGTAGGATTGACGGCAGTGGTCATCTCCACCCCGCTTAATGTGGCGTTCTGGGGCGGCCAGACGGGCAATGTCTGGGGCGATATCGTATTCGGTTATGTGCTGCAAGGGACCCAATCGGTCTGGCTCGCTTCCTTCCTGGATGAGCTGGTCGTCGATCTGCCGGATAAGCTCATTACCGTTCTTGTCGCTTACGGGATATACCGCGTGCTGCCCAACAGTCTAATGAATATGTACAAGAATAGCGGAGATATCGAGAAGCTGTAACCGTCCGCAAGCGGTTGGCAAAGGTGGGATATGCATGAAATCTATGAGCTTGTACGTAGAAAAAGACTCGGCCATCCATCGCGTCGACCCGATAACGAAGCTGGC
Proteins encoded in this region:
- the motA gene encoding flagellar motor stator protein MotA, which gives rise to MEKSTLIGLILGVVAITVGMYFKGAPLSNLANPAAIMIIFVGTAASLFIAFPMKELKKFPKLLGMIFKPQALVDRVQLIQLFMEWASITRREGLLALESKIDDIQDDFLRNGMRMIIDGNDQDFVRDVLMEDIHSTEERHRAGALIFSQAGTYAPTLGVLGAVIGLIAALGQMADMEQLAHAIAAAFVATLMGIFSGYVLWHPIANKLKRLSYSEIQIRLMMVEGLLSIQSGVSTIAINQKLSVFLTPSERAQLNAKGEAGE
- a CDS encoding ECF transporter S component, yielding MMSKRSIWSFSTAALVLIPVAVGINYIGKLFAGVLKLPLWLDAIGTVLASMLAGPVIGGMSGLINNIIYGLTMDPISFVYALTSVFIGLVAGIMAHKGWISSWGKAAVIGLAVGLTAVVISTPLNVAFWGGQTGNVWGDIVFGYVLQGTQSVWLASFLDELVVDLPDKLITVLVAYGIYRVLPNSLMNMYKNSGDIEKL